A region from the Pseudanabaena sp. BC1403 genome encodes:
- a CDS encoding type I restriction endonuclease subunit R, translated as MQTLAVTESVTTIVEAEQKFGLSRSELKDFFTEWYDELPEMNSSDRASLEVLWRRYIYHRSGGHLLESTVMLLLVSPLLTITGLYDPPFLLKAEESVLIKISDSEETLQGRIDVLVLRDRFWIIVLESKKTMLSVWSALPQTLAYLMASPNGGGTHPAGNRPTFAMLTNGDDIVFVKLEGKQYGMSQVLSPLVNQGELEVAWQVLRKIAEIEV; from the coding sequence ATGCAAACACTAGCTGTTACTGAGTCTGTCACAACAATCGTTGAAGCAGAACAAAAATTTGGCTTGAGTCGTAGTGAATTGAAGGATTTTTTTACAGAATGGTATGACGAGCTTCCTGAAATGAATTCTAGCGATCGCGCTAGTCTAGAAGTTCTCTGGCGGCGTTATATTTATCATCGCTCTGGTGGACATTTGCTAGAAAGTACGGTGATGTTGTTGCTGGTTTCTCCATTATTAACGATTACTGGTTTGTACGATCCTCCTTTCCTTCTCAAGGCGGAAGAGTCTGTGCTGATCAAGATATCGGATAGTGAAGAAACTCTACAGGGACGAATTGATGTGTTGGTATTGCGCGATCGCTTTTGGATCATCGTTTTAGAATCAAAGAAAACAATGCTTTCAGTTTGGTCTGCTTTGCCACAAACTCTTGCTTATTTGATGGCTAGTCCCAATGGCGGCGGTACGCATCCCGCAGGGAATCGCCCTACTTTTGCGATGTTGACAAATGGTGATGATATTGTGTTTGTGAAGCTAGAGGGTAAGCAATATGGAATGTCTCAGGTTTTGTCTCCTCTAGTTAATCAGGGTGAGTTAGAGGTGGCATGGCAAGTTTTACGCAAGATTGCAGAAATAGAAGTTTGA
- a CDS encoding PIN domain-containing protein yields the protein MRKLIVLDTNILIRAILGERVPNLLEKYSSSCSFVTPVSCYDELNHHLPKILQKRNLALEPFLNAIAQLAKIVTPLALEIYSDYEYEAKRRIEDRDLKDWTIVALALALDCPIWTEDQDFFGIGIATWNTRNVEIYLSSN from the coding sequence ATGAGAAAGTTAATTGTCCTAGATACCAACATTCTCATTCGCGCAATATTAGGAGAACGAGTTCCCAACTTACTAGAGAAGTATAGTTCTAGCTGTAGTTTCGTTACCCCCGTCAGTTGCTATGACGAATTGAATCACCATTTGCCCAAAATATTACAAAAACGGAATCTTGCACTAGAACCATTCTTAAATGCGATCGCACAACTAGCAAAAATAGTCACACCATTAGCTCTAGAAATTTATAGCGACTATGAGTACGAGGCAAAACGCAGGATAGAAGATCGTGATCTTAAAGACTGGACTATAGTTGCTCTAGCTCTAGCATTAGACTGCCCAATCTGGACTGAAGATCAAGACTTTTTTGGAATTGGCATTGCAACATGGAACACCCGAAATGTAGAGATTTATCTAAGTAGCAATTAA